From the genome of Corallococcus macrosporus DSM 14697:
ATTTCGCTGCGCAACGTGGGGCGCGCCCCCGTCGACGTGAACGAGGTCTGGGTGGAGGGGCCGGAGGGCGCCTACCGGGCCGAGTTCACCCATGAGGGCCCCCACAGCCTGCAACCGGGGAGCGCGTGCTCGCTGCGGGTGCGCTTCGCGCCGGCCGCGGCGGGGGCCCAGCCCGCGGTGCTGGTGGTGCGCTCGGACACGCGCATCGAGCCGTTGCTGCGCCTCCCCCTGAATGGAAGCGGCGTGGACGCGTGGGCCCGCGTGTCACCGCGGCGGCTGGACTTCGGCCGCATCGAGGCGGACGCCACGAAGACGCTGCCGCTGCGGCTGGACAACCCCACGGAGCTGCCGGTGGAGGTGACGCCGAAGCTGGTGGGCGCCGACCGCGACGAGTTCAGCGTGGAGGCGGTGACGCTGGCGCCCGGTGAGAGCCGGGAGCTGAACGTGACGTTCCACCCGGTGCGGGTGGGGCGCAAGCAGGTGGCGCTGGCGGTGTCGCCCTGCCGCGGCTGCGCGGACGTGTCGGTGCAGGTGGCCGCCGAGGCGCTGGAGCGCGCGGTGGTGGCCGAGCCGGAGGTGCTGGACTTCGGCGCGGTGCCCGTGGACCGGGACGCGGTGCGCGAGTCGAGCATCCGTAACATCAGCACCGAGCCGGTGACGGTGACGCGGTTGACGCTGGAGGGCCGCGACGCGTCCTTCACCCAGAACAACGACGTCAGCTTCCCCTTCGTGCTCCAGCCCGGCGAGGTGCGGACCTTCACCTTCCGCTACAGCCCGGACCACCAGGGCGCGGCGCAGGACACCGCGCTGTACCACGTGGAGAGCCGCCGCCACCCGACGACGCCCGTGGCGTTGCGCGGCTACGGCGGCGCGCCGGAGCTGTGCGTGTCTCCGTCGTTCCACGACTTCGGCACGCAGCCGCTCGGCGCGAAGGTGCGCGTCATCATCAACGTGAAGAACTGCGGCGCGTCCAACGAGGGCGGGCTCACCATCAACACGCTGGACTGGCTGCCGCAGCAGGGCGGGGCGCCCCAGTTCAACCACACGCCGCTGGCGCTGCCGGTGACGCTGCCGCCGGGCGGCGAGGTCAACCTGGAGGTCTTCTACGAGCCCACCGAGCTGCGCGCGGCGGAGGGCTCGCTGGTGATGACCACGAACGCCTTCTCCGCCGCCACGGTGCAGATGGACTTCCGCGGCGACACGGAGGCGCACGCGCCCTGCGAGCTCGTGCTCACGCCGCAGGCGCTGGACTTCGGCACCATCCCGCCCGGGCAGGGCGCGGTGCTGGGCCTCAAGCTGGAGAACCGCGGCACGGATTTGTGCCCGGTGAAGAACATCCGCCTGCGCGACGACGGCGGCGGCGTCTTCACGCTGCCGGGCGGCGACCTCTACGGCGGCATCATGTACCCGGGGGACTGGTTCAGCTTCCAGGTGGCCTTCATGGCGCCGGTGGCGGGCGGCCACTTCACCGGCACGGTGCAGATCGAGCAGATGGAGCCGGCCAACCCGGTGATGCTGGTGCCGCTGGTGGCCAACACCCAGGCGGTGTGCCTGGTGGCGTCGCGCCGCTACATGGACTGGGGCGTGGCGCGGCCGGACTGCCCCGCCGAGCCCATGGAGGTGAACTTCCTCAACGCCTGCGCCGCGCCGGTGACGGTGGCCGACGTGTGGATTGGTCCGGGCACCACGGACTCGGAGTTCGGCCTGTCGGCGGTGCCGGACCCCATCCCCTTCGTACTTCCGCCCAACGAGGCCTTCACGGTGGGCGTGGAGTACCTCGGCCTGGTGTCGGGCATGAACCTGTCGCCGCTATACGTGGCCTCCAGTGATTTGCCAGCGCCGTTGATGGTGCCGCTGGTGGGCGAGTCGTCCATGCGGGTGGAGCGGACGGACACCTTCATCCAGCAGGACGTCAGCAAGGTGGACGTGTTGCTGGTGGTGGACAACACCGCCTCCATGGCGGTGGAGCACCCGCGCCTGGTGGACGCCATCCCCACCTTCGTGCAGACGGCGCTGGACCGGGGCGTGAGCCTCAACGTGGCGGTGACGACGACGGGCATCCACCCGGTGACGCCGCCGGACCCGGCCAACGCGTGCCCGGGCGGCGCGGAGGGCGGCGAGGCGGGCCGCTTCTTCCCGGCGGACAACTCGCTGCCGCGCATCCTCACGAGCGCGACGCCGAACCTGGCGCAGCAGCTCCAGCAGAACGTGCAGGTGGGCCGCTGCGCGGAGGTGGAGCAGGGCTTCGAGGCGATGCGCCGCGCCCTGTCCCGGCCGCTGGTGAACAGCGCGGATGACGCGCGCACGCCCCTGCCCGACGACGGCAACGCGGGCTTCCTGCGCGAGGAGGCCGCGCTGGTGGTGCTGTTCGTCAGCGACGAGGATGACCACTCGCCCGACGCGGTGGACACCTACGTGGACTGGGCCCAGCAGCTCAAGGGGCAGAACCAGCCCCAGCGGGCGACCTTCTACGCCATCGCCCCGCCGGCGGAGGGCTGCGCGACGGCCGGTGGCGCCGGCACCCGCTACGCGGAGGCCACCGCCCGCACGGGAGGCGAGGTGGTGAGCGTCTGCGCGGAGGACTACCGGCCGCTGCTGCAGGCGGTGGGCGACAAGGCCTTCTCCGCGCAGGAGCGCTTCCCGCTGAGCGACCTGCCGGAGCCCGGCACCGTGACGGTGACGGTGAACGGGACGCCGTCCACGTCGGGCTGGACCTACGACGCCGCCACCAACAGCGTGGTGTTCGACGTGGTGCCGCCGGCCGGCACGCGCATCGCCATCAACTACCGGCGCTCCTGCGAAGCGATGTAGCGCCCGTGAAGGGCCGACCATCCGGCCCTTCACGGCGGTGTCAGTCCCCGGTGCTACAGGTCTGCTTCCGCCTGTGCGGATGACCAGAAAATTGGAGGTCACCTCGCGGTGTGTACCCTGAGGTCGTACCTGCACCTGCCGAGGAGGCACCCGGTGAGCTCCCAGGATTTCGAAGGAACGATGACGAGCGCGGCCCGCCCCTCCGGGAAGGCGCCTGGGTTGCGCGTCATCAAGGGAGAGGGGCGGCGGAGGGAGGAGCCGCTCGCCTCCCGGGACGCCGTGGCGCGGGTGTTGATGGAGGCCGGCGCGGACCTGCTGCTGCGCAGGATCAGCCCGGCGCGGGCCGGGGAGATCGAGCGGAAGGTGGACCGGGTCCTGGACCTGTTCGACCGGGTGGACGTGGCGCCGGTGCTGATGCCGGTGCTGAAGCGGCACCTGGACGAGCTGGAGGCCCTGATGCGGGAGACCCGCGAGGTGCGGGCCGCCCGGAGATAGCCACAAAGGCGGCTCCGGGAGC
Proteins encoded in this window:
- a CDS encoding choice-of-anchor D domain-containing protein, with protein sequence MTGRWGWVALAVVGLLAGCADRERSALADGRLTATPGGVDFEKVAIFDAREAEISLRNVGRAPVDVNEVWVEGPEGAYRAEFTHEGPHSLQPGSACSLRVRFAPAAAGAQPAVLVVRSDTRIEPLLRLPLNGSGVDAWARVSPRRLDFGRIEADATKTLPLRLDNPTELPVEVTPKLVGADRDEFSVEAVTLAPGESRELNVTFHPVRVGRKQVALAVSPCRGCADVSVQVAAEALERAVVAEPEVLDFGAVPVDRDAVRESSIRNISTEPVTVTRLTLEGRDASFTQNNDVSFPFVLQPGEVRTFTFRYSPDHQGAAQDTALYHVESRRHPTTPVALRGYGGAPELCVSPSFHDFGTQPLGAKVRVIINVKNCGASNEGGLTINTLDWLPQQGGAPQFNHTPLALPVTLPPGGEVNLEVFYEPTELRAAEGSLVMTTNAFSAATVQMDFRGDTEAHAPCELVLTPQALDFGTIPPGQGAVLGLKLENRGTDLCPVKNIRLRDDGGGVFTLPGGDLYGGIMYPGDWFSFQVAFMAPVAGGHFTGTVQIEQMEPANPVMLVPLVANTQAVCLVASRRYMDWGVARPDCPAEPMEVNFLNACAAPVTVADVWIGPGTTDSEFGLSAVPDPIPFVLPPNEAFTVGVEYLGLVSGMNLSPLYVASSDLPAPLMVPLVGESSMRVERTDTFIQQDVSKVDVLLVVDNTASMAVEHPRLVDAIPTFVQTALDRGVSLNVAVTTTGIHPVTPPDPANACPGGAEGGEAGRFFPADNSLPRILTSATPNLAQQLQQNVQVGRCAEVEQGFEAMRRALSRPLVNSADDARTPLPDDGNAGFLREEAALVVLFVSDEDDHSPDAVDTYVDWAQQLKGQNQPQRATFYAIAPPAEGCATAGGAGTRYAEATARTGGEVVSVCAEDYRPLLQAVGDKAFSAQERFPLSDLPEPGTVTVTVNGTPSTSGWTYDAATNSVVFDVVPPAGTRIAINYRRSCEAM